A window from Flavobacterium sp. 83 encodes these proteins:
- a CDS encoding transposase, with the protein MKKFQNKYRIPSARLQNWDYGENGAYFITICTKNMACYFGDVETRLIASLHDNDDDAKCEMQLNELGKIAHRNWENIPNQFPYIELGNFVIMPNHMHGILIINKMKLPSDAAETRLIAANSDDDDNTETRLIAPAQTQSENKKGGFAGDKNPMLNENISRIIRWYKGRCSFEMRKIHADFEWLSRFHDHIIRDSKAFERIQTYIENNPSKWKEDKFHN; encoded by the coding sequence ATGAAAAAATTTCAGAATAAATATCGAATACCATCCGCCCGATTGCAAAATTGGGATTATGGCGAAAATGGAGCGTATTTCATCACAATATGCACCAAAAATATGGCGTGTTATTTTGGCGACGTAGAGACGCGATTAATCGCATCTCTACACGATAATGATGATGATGCAAAATGCGAAATGCAATTGAATGAATTAGGGAAAATTGCCCATCGCAATTGGGAAAATATTCCAAATCAATTTCCTTACATTGAATTGGGTAATTTTGTGATTATGCCCAATCATATGCATGGGATATTAATAATCAATAAAATGAAATTGCCATCCGATGCCGCAGAGACGCGATTAATCGCGGCTAATAGTGATGATGATGATAATACAGAGACGCGATTAATAGCGCCTGCCCAAACCCAAAGTGAAAATAAAAAAGGAGGATTTGCAGGCGATAAAAATCCGATGTTAAATGAAAATATATCACGCATCATTAGGTGGTATAAAGGAAGATGCAGTTTTGAAATGCGTAAAATTCATGCTGATTTTGAATGGCTTTCGCGATTTCACGATCATATTATTAGAGATTCAAAAGCATTCGAAAGAATACAAACCTATATAGAAAACAACCCTTCCAAATGGAAAGAAGATAAATTTCACAACTAA